A portion of the Desmodus rotundus isolate HL8 chromosome 8, HLdesRot8A.1, whole genome shotgun sequence genome contains these proteins:
- the CCR2 gene encoding C-C chemokine receptor type 2 isoform X1 has protein sequence MHKVNGRREMADDNKDTLTQFSPNMLYTAHSLLMTNVKGYDEDTTSAFDYGESEPCKKVDVKRISAWLLPLLYTLVFIVGFVGNLLVVLTLINCKKLKSMTDIYLLNLAVSDLLLLLTLPVWIHSVTNEWVLGGVMCKVITGIYQIGYFGGIFFIILLTIDRYLAIVHAVFALKARTVTFGVMTSGVTWVVAVFASLPGIIFTEAKLEEGAYFCGPYFPVEWKNFYSIMRTVLGLVLPLLVMVICYSGILKTLLRCRNEKKRHKAVRLIFVIMIGYFLFWTPYNVTLILDTFQVFFAVSSCETASQLDKAIHVTETLGMTHCCINPIIYAFVGEKFRRYVSVFVRKHIAKHLCKQCPVFYRETVDRVSSGHTPSTGEQEVSVGL, from the exons ATGCACAAGGTAAATG GACGCAGGGAGATGGCTGATGATAATAAAGACACGTTGACCCAGTTCAGCCCCAACATGCTGTACACGGCTCATTCTCTGCTTATGACGAATGTCAAGGGGTATGACGAGGACACCACCTCCGCTTTTGACTACGGGGAAAGTGAGCCCTGCAAAAAAGTTGACGTGAAACGTATCTCcgcctggctcctgcctctgctgTACACGCTGGTGTTCATCGTTGGCTTCGTGGGCAACCTGCTGGTCGTCCTCACCCTGATAAACTGCAAGAAGCTGAAGAGCATGACCGATATCTACCTGCTCAACCTGGCCGTCTCCGACCTGCTTCTCCTTCTGACTTTGCCAGTGTGGATTCATTCTGTCACCAATGAGTGGGTCTTGGGGGGTGTCATGTGTAAAGTAATCACAGGGATATATCAGATTGGCTATTTTGGAGGAATCTTCTTCATCATCCTCTTGACGATTGATAGGTACCTGGCGATTGTCCATGCTGTGTTTGCTTTAAAAGCCAGGACGGTCACATTTGGGGTGATGACAAGTGGGGTCACGTGGGTGGTGGCCGTGTTTGCCTCTCTCCCAGGAATCATCTTCACCGAAGCCAAACTTGAAGAGGGTGCTTACTTCTGCGGCCCTTATTTTCCAGTAGAATGGAAGAATTTTTATTCGATAATGAGGACCGTCTTGGGCCTGGTCCTGCCGCTGCTCGTCATGGTCATCTGCTACTCGGGAATCCTAAAGACCCTGCTTCGGTGTCGAAATGAGAAGAAGAGGCACAAGGCAGTGAGGCTCATCTTCGTGATCATGATCGGTTACTTTCTTTTCTGGACCCCCTACAACGTCACTCTCATCCTGGACACCTTCCAGGTGTTCTTTGCCGTGAGTAGCTGTGAGACCGCCAGCCAGCTGGACAAGGCCATCCATGTGACGGAGACCCTGGGGATGACGCACTGCTGTATCAACCCCATCATCTACGCCTTCGTCGGTGAGAAGTTCAGGCGGTACGTCTCCGTGTTTGTCCGAAAGCACATCGCCAAACACCTCTGCAAACAATGCCCAGTTTTCTATCGGGAGACAGTTGATCGAGTGAGCTCAGGACACACCCCTTCCACTGGAGAGCAGGAGGTCTCTGTTGGTTTGTAG
- the CCR2 gene encoding C-C chemokine receptor type 2 isoform X2, translated as MADDNKDTLTQFSPNMLYTAHSLLMTNVKGYDEDTTSAFDYGESEPCKKVDVKRISAWLLPLLYTLVFIVGFVGNLLVVLTLINCKKLKSMTDIYLLNLAVSDLLLLLTLPVWIHSVTNEWVLGGVMCKVITGIYQIGYFGGIFFIILLTIDRYLAIVHAVFALKARTVTFGVMTSGVTWVVAVFASLPGIIFTEAKLEEGAYFCGPYFPVEWKNFYSIMRTVLGLVLPLLVMVICYSGILKTLLRCRNEKKRHKAVRLIFVIMIGYFLFWTPYNVTLILDTFQVFFAVSSCETASQLDKAIHVTETLGMTHCCINPIIYAFVGEKFRRYVSVFVRKHIAKHLCKQCPVFYRETVDRVSSGHTPSTGEQEVSVGL; from the coding sequence ATGGCTGATGATAATAAAGACACGTTGACCCAGTTCAGCCCCAACATGCTGTACACGGCTCATTCTCTGCTTATGACGAATGTCAAGGGGTATGACGAGGACACCACCTCCGCTTTTGACTACGGGGAAAGTGAGCCCTGCAAAAAAGTTGACGTGAAACGTATCTCcgcctggctcctgcctctgctgTACACGCTGGTGTTCATCGTTGGCTTCGTGGGCAACCTGCTGGTCGTCCTCACCCTGATAAACTGCAAGAAGCTGAAGAGCATGACCGATATCTACCTGCTCAACCTGGCCGTCTCCGACCTGCTTCTCCTTCTGACTTTGCCAGTGTGGATTCATTCTGTCACCAATGAGTGGGTCTTGGGGGGTGTCATGTGTAAAGTAATCACAGGGATATATCAGATTGGCTATTTTGGAGGAATCTTCTTCATCATCCTCTTGACGATTGATAGGTACCTGGCGATTGTCCATGCTGTGTTTGCTTTAAAAGCCAGGACGGTCACATTTGGGGTGATGACAAGTGGGGTCACGTGGGTGGTGGCCGTGTTTGCCTCTCTCCCAGGAATCATCTTCACCGAAGCCAAACTTGAAGAGGGTGCTTACTTCTGCGGCCCTTATTTTCCAGTAGAATGGAAGAATTTTTATTCGATAATGAGGACCGTCTTGGGCCTGGTCCTGCCGCTGCTCGTCATGGTCATCTGCTACTCGGGAATCCTAAAGACCCTGCTTCGGTGTCGAAATGAGAAGAAGAGGCACAAGGCAGTGAGGCTCATCTTCGTGATCATGATCGGTTACTTTCTTTTCTGGACCCCCTACAACGTCACTCTCATCCTGGACACCTTCCAGGTGTTCTTTGCCGTGAGTAGCTGTGAGACCGCCAGCCAGCTGGACAAGGCCATCCATGTGACGGAGACCCTGGGGATGACGCACTGCTGTATCAACCCCATCATCTACGCCTTCGTCGGTGAGAAGTTCAGGCGGTACGTCTCCGTGTTTGTCCGAAAGCACATCGCCAAACACCTCTGCAAACAATGCCCAGTTTTCTATCGGGAGACAGTTGATCGAGTGAGCTCAGGACACACCCCTTCCACTGGAGAGCAGGAGGTCTCTGTTGGTTTGTAG